In Plasmodium gaboni strain SY75 chromosome Unknown, whole genome shotgun sequence, the genomic window CATTGGTAAAATCTATTCTCACAGGGTAGTTAAAGCTTCCTTTAGTAGGCGTAATACTTGAATCTCCCATTCCAActatattcaaaatatacGTCTTAATTCTATCTAAAATAATATAgttaaataaatttatgtatatattataataaaaacatttaaaaacataattaaataataaatataatacatatatctcttttcttaatataatatataatacaaaaaaaagataataattatatatatatatatatatattgtattcATACCAAAACTTAACGTaggaaaaatatttatggTATTTTGAAATTCTTTTCcataaaatttaaaatttaagATTTGTTCGATATTagaattataatattctaCAGTAAAATCACTTCCCGATACTATTGCTGGATTATTAGGTGTTTCAGGATGTTTTTCTTCTTCCtcatcttcttcattttcttcatctGTTTTTTTTCCACCACCATCATCATCTTCAACCACCTTTGGATTATCACCATTGGGGTCATTTCCATTCTCAGGTTTATcgtttttcttttcttccTCTTCAGTTTTGCAAaccatttttttaaataaagTACCTGGATTTCTCAAGGTACAGTTActacaaatattatatgcTTGCTTATATTGATCGTCACCATAAagtttattattaaaagcATTAGTAATAAGGTTTTCCTGAGAAATTATCCAATTATTAAATTCTAAGCATTTATCTCTTGGATTACCTAAATAGTCTatttcatctttttttctATCCCTTTCTTCACAATAATCTTCTAACATTTTTCTTCTGTTTCTTTGAACCCTTTGATAAAAAGGATAAATTcttttacatttattttcaGAATTTTTAGACAATGTAtattgtaaatatttttcaatttGTTTCTTCCATGAATGTTCTCTGACAGATCTAGGAATAGTAAGTGTGTCATTTGTAGTAAACAGTTCTTGTGCTTCATCTATCTCATAGTTTAAATGTCTACATTCTTTTTTATGATTATCAGTAGTCTTTACCTCTCTTATTCTATTTGTAACATAATCTTTTAGCCTTGCGAAAAATAGggaaaaaattaaagaataCGTTGAAGTGTTTATACTTATTTTAGATTTTGGAATACTTCTCGCAACATTCATTTAGTAGATAATAaatctttttaatttttttctatttataaattgattatacatataataataattttatataatatacattttaatGCTAAGTATTATacttattaaaaaaattgttcTCTTAATAGATATTAATGACGAAtgaataattaaaattatatatatataaaagaatgaatacacatatatttatatattgaacCTTAACgtttataaatattatatttaagaataatataaaatatatatatatatatatatatatattccttaatacataatattttattcatatttaaaaagaaaataaaaatatcttataaatatgtgCATAAGgaaatttatttttcaaattatatgaagtagtgaaatcattttttaaatttgtatcatttttaaaatacaatataaattaaCACAAATTTGAATTGATTATAAGCATACGAATTAaacttatttatttttttttataatatataattatctcatatatgacatatatatatatatatatatatatatatatatatatatatatatattattttaaaataatatattattaaatatatagttTCCTTATTTCCTTGAATTATAAgtattttttaaacaatttattaaattatatagataCTTAAAATACAAcatatatcatattttctacataatatatacacgTTATGATTCCATGTACTTATAGcattaagaaaaaaaaaaaaaaggacatattcttttcttttctttttttttttttccaatttttatataatgcATCATTAAGAAGACCATATTTTgaacatatttttttagtatcattttttttttttattccCTAATATATGCATTTCATGTATTCACTTATGTTACTgtttcatatttttttatatataaatgtattcttttttt contains:
- a CDS encoding surface-associated interspersed protein 14.1 (SURFIN 14.1) — protein: MNVARSIPKSKISINTSTYSLIFSLFFARLKDYVTNRIREVKTTDNHKKECRHLNYEIDEAQELFTTNDTLTIPRSVREHSWKKQIEKYLQYTLSKNSENKCKRIYPFYQRVQRNRRKMLEDYCEERDRKKDEIDYLGNPRDKCLEFNNWIISQENLITNAFNNKLYGDDQYKQAYNICSNCTLRNPGTLFKKMVCKTEEEEKKNDKPENGNDPNGDNPKVVEDDDGGGKKTDEENEEDEEEEKHPETPNNPAIVSGSDFTVEYYNSNIEQILNFKFYGKEFQNTINIFPTLSFDRIKTYILNIVGMGDSSITPTKGSFNYPVRIDFTN